A genomic region of Tsukamurella pulmonis contains the following coding sequences:
- the gyrA gene encoding DNA gyrase subunit A, whose translation MTDTTPPTETGGHDRIEPVDIQQEMQRSYIDYAMSVIVGRALPEVRDGMKPVQRRILYASYDAGYRPDRSYVKSAKPVAETMGNYHPHGDSAIYDALVRLAQPWSLRYPLIDGQGNFGSPGNDPAAAMRYTEARLTPLAMEMLRDIDEETVDFTPNYDGKTQEPTVLPARVPNLLMNGSGGIAVGMATNIPPHNLRELADAIFWCLENFDADSEATLEACMERIKGPDFPTSGLIVGSQGIKDAYSTGRGSIRMRGVVEVEEDSKGATELVITELPYQVNPDNLVLSIAEQVRDGKIAGISKIEDQSSDRVGMRIVVRLKRDAVAKVVLNNLYKHSQLQTSFGANMLSIVDGVPRTLRLDQMIRYYVTHQLDVIVRRTRFRLRKAEERAHILRGLVKALDALDEVIALIRRSETTEIARAGLIELLDVDELQANAILDMQLRRLAALERQKIIDQLAEIELEIADLKDILERPERQRAIVRDELGEIVEKFGDDRRTRIIAADGDVTDEDLIAREDVVVTITETGYAKRTKTDLYRSQKRGGKGVKGADLKQDDIVAHFFVCSTHDWILFFTTKGRVYRAKAYELPEQSRTARGQHVANLLAFQPEERIAQVIQIKNYDDAPYLILATKNGLVKKSKLEDFDSNRSGGIVAINLRDEDELVGAVLASSEDDLLLVSKNAQSIRFHATDDALRPMGRATSGVQGMRFNGDDQLLALNVVQDDTYLLVATSGGYAKRTAMEDYPVQGRGGKGVLTIQFDPKRGELVGALIVDDETELYAITSGGGVIRTAARQVRKAGRQTKGVRLMNLAEGTTLLAIARNADESDEPEQADGEA comes from the coding sequence ATGACTGACACCACCCCGCCCACCGAGACCGGTGGCCACGACCGGATCGAACCGGTCGACATCCAGCAGGAGATGCAGCGCAGCTACATCGACTACGCCATGAGCGTGATCGTGGGCCGCGCGCTGCCCGAGGTGCGCGACGGCATGAAGCCGGTGCAGCGCCGCATCCTGTACGCCTCCTACGACGCCGGCTACCGGCCCGACCGCAGCTACGTGAAGTCGGCCAAGCCGGTCGCCGAGACCATGGGCAACTACCACCCGCACGGCGACAGCGCGATCTACGACGCCCTCGTGCGTCTCGCGCAGCCGTGGTCGCTGCGGTACCCGCTGATCGACGGCCAGGGCAACTTCGGCTCGCCGGGTAACGATCCCGCGGCCGCCATGCGTTACACCGAGGCCCGCCTGACGCCGCTGGCGATGGAGATGCTGCGCGACATCGACGAGGAGACCGTCGATTTCACGCCGAACTACGACGGCAAGACGCAGGAGCCGACGGTGCTCCCGGCGCGCGTGCCGAACCTGCTCATGAACGGCTCCGGCGGTATCGCCGTGGGCATGGCGACCAACATCCCGCCGCACAACCTGCGCGAGCTCGCGGACGCGATCTTCTGGTGCCTGGAGAACTTCGACGCCGACTCCGAGGCGACGCTCGAGGCGTGCATGGAGCGGATCAAGGGCCCCGACTTCCCGACCAGCGGCCTCATCGTGGGCAGCCAGGGCATCAAGGACGCCTACTCCACCGGCCGCGGCTCGATCCGCATGCGCGGCGTGGTCGAGGTGGAGGAGGACTCCAAGGGCGCAACGGAACTCGTCATCACCGAGCTGCCCTACCAGGTGAATCCCGACAACCTGGTGCTCTCGATCGCCGAGCAGGTGCGCGACGGCAAGATCGCCGGCATCAGCAAGATCGAGGACCAGTCCTCCGACCGCGTGGGCATGCGGATCGTGGTGCGGCTCAAGCGCGATGCCGTCGCCAAGGTGGTGCTCAACAACCTCTACAAGCACAGCCAGCTGCAGACCAGCTTCGGCGCGAACATGCTGTCCATCGTCGACGGGGTGCCGCGCACCCTGCGCCTGGACCAGATGATCCGCTACTACGTCACGCACCAGTTGGACGTCATCGTGCGGCGCACCCGGTTCCGGCTGCGCAAGGCCGAGGAGCGGGCCCACATCCTGCGCGGCCTGGTCAAGGCGCTCGACGCCCTCGACGAGGTCATCGCCCTCATCCGGCGGTCCGAGACCACCGAGATCGCGCGCGCCGGCCTGATCGAGCTCCTCGACGTCGACGAGCTGCAGGCCAACGCGATCCTCGACATGCAGCTGCGCCGCCTCGCGGCCCTCGAGCGGCAGAAGATCATCGACCAGTTGGCCGAGATCGAGCTCGAGATCGCCGACCTCAAGGACATCCTCGAGCGGCCGGAGCGCCAGCGCGCCATCGTCCGCGACGAGCTCGGCGAGATCGTCGAGAAGTTCGGCGACGACCGGCGCACGCGGATCATCGCGGCCGACGGCGACGTGACCGATGAGGACCTCATCGCCCGCGAGGACGTGGTCGTCACCATCACGGAGACCGGCTACGCCAAGCGCACCAAGACGGACCTGTACCGCAGCCAGAAGCGCGGCGGCAAGGGCGTCAAGGGCGCCGATCTCAAGCAGGACGACATCGTCGCGCACTTCTTCGTGTGCTCCACGCACGACTGGATCCTGTTCTTCACCACCAAGGGCCGCGTCTACCGGGCCAAGGCGTACGAGCTGCCCGAGCAGAGCCGCACGGCCCGCGGGCAGCACGTGGCGAACCTCCTGGCCTTCCAGCCGGAGGAGCGGATCGCGCAGGTCATCCAGATCAAGAACTACGACGACGCGCCCTACCTGATCCTCGCCACCAAGAACGGCCTGGTGAAGAAGTCCAAGCTCGAGGACTTCGACTCGAACCGCAGCGGCGGCATCGTCGCCATCAACCTGCGCGACGAGGACGAGCTGGTGGGCGCGGTGCTGGCCTCGTCCGAGGACGACCTCCTGCTGGTGAGCAAGAACGCCCAGTCGATCCGCTTCCACGCGACCGACGACGCGCTGCGACCCATGGGCCGCGCAACCTCCGGTGTGCAGGGCATGCGGTTCAACGGCGATGATCAGCTGTTGGCCCTCAACGTCGTTCAGGACGACACGTACCTTCTCGTCGCGACCTCGGGCGGTTACGCCAAGCGCACGGCGATGGAGGACTACCCTGTCCAGGGGCGTGGCGGCAAGGGCGTGCTGACGATCCAGTTCGACCCCAAGCGGGGCGAGCTGGTGGGCGCACTCATCGTCGACGACGAGACCGAGCTGTACGCCATCACGTCGGGC
- the gyrB gene encoding DNA topoisomerase (ATP-hydrolyzing) subunit B — protein MAADNNADKPKGSYGADSIKQLEGLEAVRKRPGMYIGTTGPRGLHHMIWEVVDNSVDEAMAGHATRVDVKLREDGAVEVIDDGRGIPVAMHSKGMPTVQLVLTSLHAGGKFDSDAYAVSGGLHGVGISVVNALSSKVEVEIDVDGYHWQQNFHWDEKKRDSVAEELIKGEPTTRTGTTVRFWADPKVFTETTHYDFETVSRRLQEMAFLNKGLTITLTDERPVAVEVPDEAITEEAPSAHEDDVAAALAEVAPKKRERIFHYPDGLVDYVKHINARTSKTPIHNSIISFEGKEKGHEVEIAMQWNSGYSESVHTFANTINTHEGGTHEEGFRTALTGVVKAYAKDKKLVKEKDGDLSGDDIREGLAAVISVKVAEPQFEGQTKTKLGNSEIKGFVQKVCREQLQFWFDSNPADAKTIVQKAAASAQARLAARKARELVRRKSATDIGGLPGKLADCRSNDPDKCEVYIVEGDSAGGSAKSGRDSMYQAILPIRGKIINVEKARIDKVLKNTEVQSIITAFGTGIHDEFDIAKLRYKKIVLMADADVDGQHISTLLLTLLFRFMRPLVEHGHVYLAQPPLYKLKWQKGADPEFAYSDAERDVLLADGLQNGKKINKDDGIQRYKGLGEMNAKELWETTMDPTVRVLKQVTLDDAAAADELFSILMGEDVVARRSFIARNAKDVRFLDV, from the coding sequence GTGGCGGCTGACAACAACGCGGACAAGCCCAAGGGCTCGTACGGCGCGGATTCCATCAAGCAGCTCGAGGGCCTGGAGGCGGTGCGCAAGCGCCCCGGCATGTACATCGGCACCACCGGACCCCGCGGCCTGCACCACATGATCTGGGAGGTCGTCGATAACTCCGTCGACGAGGCCATGGCGGGCCACGCGACCAGGGTCGACGTGAAACTGCGCGAGGACGGCGCCGTCGAGGTCATCGACGACGGCCGCGGTATCCCCGTCGCGATGCACTCCAAGGGCATGCCCACCGTGCAGCTGGTGCTCACCTCGCTGCACGCCGGCGGCAAGTTCGACTCCGACGCCTACGCCGTCTCGGGCGGCCTGCACGGCGTCGGCATCTCCGTGGTCAACGCGCTCTCCAGCAAGGTCGAGGTCGAGATCGACGTCGACGGCTACCACTGGCAGCAGAACTTCCACTGGGACGAGAAGAAGCGCGACTCCGTCGCGGAGGAGCTGATCAAGGGCGAGCCCACCACCCGCACCGGTACGACGGTGCGGTTCTGGGCCGATCCGAAGGTCTTCACCGAGACCACGCACTACGACTTCGAGACGGTCTCGCGCCGCCTGCAGGAGATGGCCTTCCTGAACAAGGGCCTGACCATCACGCTGACCGACGAGCGGCCCGTGGCCGTCGAGGTCCCGGACGAGGCCATCACCGAGGAGGCCCCGTCGGCGCACGAGGACGACGTCGCCGCGGCGCTCGCCGAGGTCGCCCCGAAGAAGCGCGAGCGCATCTTCCACTACCCCGACGGCCTCGTCGACTACGTCAAGCACATCAACGCGCGCACGTCCAAGACGCCGATCCACAACTCGATCATCTCCTTCGAGGGCAAGGAGAAGGGCCACGAGGTGGAGATCGCGATGCAGTGGAACTCGGGTTACTCCGAGTCCGTGCACACCTTCGCGAACACGATCAACACCCACGAGGGCGGCACCCACGAGGAGGGCTTCCGCACCGCTCTGACCGGCGTCGTCAAGGCGTACGCCAAGGACAAGAAGCTGGTCAAGGAGAAGGACGGCGATCTCTCGGGCGACGACATCCGCGAGGGTCTCGCGGCGGTCATCTCGGTCAAGGTCGCGGAGCCGCAGTTCGAGGGCCAGACCAAGACCAAGCTCGGCAACTCCGAGATCAAGGGTTTCGTGCAGAAGGTCTGCCGCGAGCAGCTGCAGTTCTGGTTCGACTCGAACCCTGCCGATGCCAAGACCATCGTGCAGAAGGCCGCCGCGTCCGCGCAGGCCCGCCTCGCCGCGCGCAAGGCGCGCGAGCTGGTGCGCCGCAAGAGCGCCACCGACATCGGCGGCCTGCCCGGCAAGCTCGCCGACTGCCGCAGCAACGACCCCGACAAGTGCGAGGTCTACATCGTGGAGGGCGACTCCGCCGGCGGCTCCGCCAAGAGCGGACGCGACTCGATGTACCAGGCGATCCTGCCCATCCGCGGCAAGATCATCAACGTCGAGAAGGCCCGGATCGACAAGGTGCTCAAGAACACCGAGGTCCAGTCGATCATCACGGCCTTCGGTACCGGCATCCACGACGAGTTCGACATCGCCAAGCTGCGCTACAAGAAGATCGTGCTCATGGCCGACGCCGACGTCGACGGCCAGCACATCTCCACCCTGCTGCTGACGCTGCTCTTCCGTTTCATGCGTCCGCTCGTCGAGCACGGCCACGTGTACCTGGCGCAGCCGCCGCTCTACAAGCTCAAGTGGCAGAAGGGCGCCGACCCGGAGTTCGCCTACAGCGACGCCGAGCGCGACGTGCTGCTCGCCGACGGCCTGCAGAACGGCAAGAAGATCAACAAGGACGACGGCATCCAGCGCTACAAGGGCCTCGGCGAGATGAACGCCAAGGAGCTGTGGGAGACCACGATGGACCCGACCGTCCGCGTGCTCAAGCAGGTCACCCTCGACGATGCCGCCGCCGCCGACGAGCTGTTCTCCATCCTCATGGGTGAGGACGTGGTGGCGCGCCGCTCGTTCATCGCGCGCAACGCCAAGGACGTGCGGTTCCTCGACGTGTAG
- a CDS encoding DUF721 family protein, with the protein MTGQNEDGRLHGSDIARRALEEARAAAKAAGKSVGQGRSEPMTGGVRRLRSGSKKWSGPSPDNRDPQAFGALIGGIAKARGWDTKVSEGTVLGCWDTVVGADVAAHARAVSLREKVLYVSAESTAWATQLRLMQSQLLAKINAAVGQGVVTSLNITGPSAPSWRKGPLHVPGRGPRDTYG; encoded by the coding sequence ATGACCGGGCAGAACGAGGACGGCCGGCTGCACGGTTCCGACATCGCGCGGCGGGCCCTCGAGGAGGCGCGCGCGGCCGCGAAGGCGGCGGGCAAGTCGGTGGGTCAGGGCCGCTCCGAGCCCATGACCGGCGGCGTCCGCCGGCTGCGCAGCGGCTCGAAGAAGTGGAGCGGACCGTCGCCGGACAACCGCGATCCGCAGGCCTTCGGCGCCCTCATCGGCGGCATCGCCAAGGCCCGCGGGTGGGATACGAAGGTCAGCGAGGGCACGGTCCTGGGGTGCTGGGACACCGTCGTCGGGGCCGATGTGGCGGCGCACGCGCGCGCGGTGAGCCTGCGGGAGAAGGTGCTGTACGTGAGCGCCGAATCGACGGCGTGGGCCACGCAGCTGCGCCTCATGCAGTCGCAGCTGCTGGCGAAGATCAACGCGGCCGTGGGCCAGGGCGTGGTCACGTCCCTGAACATCACCGGGCCGAGTGCGCCCAGCTGGCGCAAGGGTCCGCTGCACGTCCCGGGGCGCGGCCCGCGGGACACCTACGGCTAG
- a CDS encoding MFS transporter, which translates to MSTPARPSSAATRWISLGTLCIAVLMTGMDNSIVTIALPTLSEEFGGGMSALQWIVDSYTLVFAGLLLATGYFGDRLGRRKVLITGLVLFVVISVLATRSTSLAELITARAALGAAAALIFPATLAIISNLFPEKEERTKAIAVWSAAAGASIAIGPVVGGYLVEHFAWSSVFWINVPISIVAIIGCLALVPESFGSERPSFDVVGVLLSISGITLLVWGLIEAPNFGWGSPLIVGSLIGAAILVLAFVGYERRHHNPVLDVTLFRSRGFAMGSFAICAGFFCLLGFVFITIMYFQAVLGFGPLETAVRVIPFALAAVAVTPLAALANTERRMRFTIAVGLAIMAAGFVLTSRLTESADYLTDILPAMSVIAVGLGLLQGPATTSVMTSVPSEEAGAGSAVNDTTREVGGALGVAILGSVVAHLYSAKVAEDVTRLPLAPEVRAEAESSVIGGIRAIGAAPPELQAALGHSVQQSFVSAMQSANLVAAGVGVVACVLVAIFLRTRPPARHRHAPTSGKVSVQDLLLRESEDVTAQIVLPGLRSRSTPSSPHDHATR; encoded by the coding sequence ATGAGCACTCCCGCGCGTCCGTCGTCCGCTGCGACCCGGTGGATCTCACTCGGCACACTGTGCATCGCGGTGCTGATGACCGGCATGGACAACAGCATCGTCACCATCGCGCTGCCCACGCTGAGCGAGGAGTTCGGCGGCGGGATGAGTGCGCTGCAGTGGATCGTGGACTCCTACACCCTGGTGTTCGCGGGCCTGCTTCTCGCCACCGGTTACTTCGGCGATCGCCTCGGCCGGCGCAAGGTGCTCATCACCGGGCTGGTGCTCTTCGTGGTGATCTCGGTGCTGGCGACGCGGTCGACGTCACTCGCGGAGCTCATCACCGCACGCGCGGCACTCGGCGCCGCGGCGGCGCTGATCTTCCCCGCGACGCTCGCGATCATCTCGAACCTGTTCCCGGAGAAGGAGGAACGGACCAAGGCGATCGCCGTGTGGTCCGCCGCGGCCGGCGCGTCGATCGCGATCGGACCGGTCGTGGGCGGCTACCTGGTCGAGCACTTCGCCTGGTCCTCGGTGTTCTGGATCAACGTCCCCATCTCCATCGTCGCGATCATCGGGTGCCTGGCCCTGGTGCCCGAGTCGTTCGGGTCGGAGCGCCCCTCCTTCGACGTCGTCGGTGTGCTGCTGTCGATCTCGGGCATCACGCTGCTGGTGTGGGGCCTGATCGAGGCGCCGAACTTCGGCTGGGGCAGCCCGCTGATCGTGGGGTCGCTGATCGGTGCGGCGATCCTGGTGCTGGCCTTCGTCGGTTATGAGCGGCGGCACCACAACCCGGTGCTCGACGTGACCCTGTTCCGTTCCCGCGGATTCGCGATGGGCTCGTTCGCGATCTGCGCCGGGTTCTTCTGCCTGCTGGGCTTCGTGTTCATCACGATCATGTACTTCCAGGCGGTGCTCGGCTTCGGGCCGCTGGAGACCGCGGTGCGGGTGATCCCGTTCGCGCTCGCGGCCGTCGCCGTGACACCGCTCGCCGCCCTGGCGAACACCGAGCGGCGGATGCGCTTCACCATCGCGGTCGGCCTGGCGATCATGGCAGCGGGCTTCGTGCTGACGTCGCGGCTGACCGAGTCCGCCGACTACCTCACGGACATCCTGCCGGCGATGTCGGTGATCGCCGTGGGCCTGGGCCTGCTGCAGGGCCCCGCGACGACCTCGGTGATGACGTCGGTGCCGTCGGAGGAGGCCGGCGCGGGCTCGGCGGTCAACGACACCACGCGCGAGGTCGGTGGCGCGCTCGGCGTCGCGATCCTGGGTTCGGTGGTGGCGCACCTGTACTCGGCCAAGGTCGCCGAGGACGTCACTCGCCTGCCGCTGGCTCCCGAGGTGCGGGCCGAGGCGGAGTCCTCGGTGATCGGCGGTATCCGCGCGATCGGGGCGGCGCCGCCGGAGCTGCAGGCCGCACTCGGCCACTCGGTGCAGCAGAGCTTCGTCTCGGCCATGCAGTCCGCCAACCTGGTGGCGGCCGGCGTGGGCGTGGTCGCGTGCGTACTCGTCGCGATCTTCCTGCGGACCCGGCCGCCGGCACGGCACCGTCATGCGCCCACCAGTGGCAAGGTCAGCGTCCAGGACCTCCTGCTCCGCGAGTCCGAGGACGTGACCGCTCAGATCGTGCTGCCGGGCCTGCGGAGCAGGAGCACCCCGAGCAGTCCGCACGACCACGCCACCAGGTAG
- a CDS encoding glycosyltransferase, with translation MTMRIAIACMGSRGDISPLLAVARIFADRGDAVKIGCTVESQEYVRSYGFEPHVLTTLNLKEFLQSPQGQKKFFGASTTTQLRELGKLADSHGDEFDDRFAEFCQDVDCVISTRILEEQAAVITHRENTPLVMLEYFPGDVHSAVPNPLLEPRLQDFTARIPAILPLTYRIFNVGWALSIFTKTVALARRAGYPRRIINPRSVLDGRDILRVEAFGRALVPPRSRSDVRQPRIGFIRIGGRPASRAERDAQVDAWLAQDERPVVYVGFGSMPVVDFDTVVDGLAEILARDGIRVLAVPGWSPSTREDIVATPDLLVVPDVDHDRVFARCAALVYHGGAGTTAIAAASGRPSLICSQAFDQHFWGRRIEAAGAGAVLPRRRMTARTIADGVLGLIRDQRIVDGARATGARAAADLDGREEFVAAFDAFLAEVGDARAATPDR, from the coding sequence ATGACGATGCGCATCGCGATCGCATGCATGGGCTCACGCGGCGACATCAGTCCGCTCCTGGCCGTGGCGCGGATCTTCGCCGACCGCGGCGACGCGGTGAAGATCGGGTGCACGGTGGAGTCGCAGGAGTACGTCCGGTCCTACGGCTTCGAGCCGCACGTGCTGACGACGCTCAACCTCAAGGAGTTCCTGCAGTCCCCGCAGGGCCAGAAGAAGTTCTTCGGTGCCAGCACCACGACGCAGCTGCGGGAGCTGGGCAAACTCGCCGATTCGCACGGCGACGAGTTCGACGACCGGTTCGCCGAGTTCTGCCAGGACGTCGACTGCGTGATCAGCACGCGGATCCTCGAGGAGCAGGCCGCGGTGATCACCCACCGCGAGAACACCCCGCTCGTGATGCTCGAGTACTTCCCCGGAGACGTCCACAGCGCCGTCCCGAACCCGCTGCTCGAGCCGCGCCTGCAGGACTTCACGGCGCGCATCCCGGCCATCCTGCCGCTGACCTACCGGATCTTCAACGTCGGCTGGGCGCTGAGCATCTTCACCAAGACGGTGGCACTGGCCCGGCGAGCCGGGTATCCGCGGCGCATCATCAATCCCCGGTCGGTGCTCGACGGGCGCGACATCCTGCGCGTCGAGGCCTTCGGCCGGGCGCTGGTGCCGCCCCGCTCGCGCTCCGACGTCAGACAGCCCCGTATCGGCTTCATCCGGATCGGCGGCCGCCCCGCCTCCCGCGCGGAGCGCGACGCCCAGGTCGACGCCTGGCTCGCGCAGGACGAGCGCCCCGTCGTCTACGTCGGATTCGGGAGCATGCCGGTCGTGGACTTCGATACCGTCGTGGACGGCCTCGCCGAGATCCTGGCGCGGGACGGGATCCGCGTGCTCGCCGTCCCCGGCTGGTCGCCGAGCACCCGTGAGGACATCGTCGCGACGCCGGACCTGTTGGTGGTGCCCGATGTCGACCACGACCGGGTCTTCGCCCGCTGCGCCGCGCTGGTGTACCACGGCGGCGCCGGCACGACGGCCATCGCCGCCGCATCGGGACGTCCGTCGTTGATCTGCAGCCAGGCCTTCGACCAGCACTTCTGGGGTCGCCGCATCGAGGCGGCCGGGGCGGGCGCGGTCCTGCCGCGGCGCCGGATGACGGCGCGGACCATCGCCGACGGCGTGCTCGGGCTGATCCGCGATCAGCGGATCGTCGACGGTGCCCGCGCGACCGGCGCCCGCGCAGCCGCGGACCTGGACGGGCGCGAGGAGTTCGTGGCCGCCTTCGACGCCTTCCTCGCCGAGGTGGGCGACGCGCGCGCCGCCACCCCCGATCGCTGA
- the recF gene encoding DNA replication/repair protein RecF (All proteins in this family for which functions are known are DNA-binding proteins that assist the filamentation of RecA onto DNA for the initiation of recombination or recombinational repair.) yields MYVRRLTLHDFRSWDDVTVDLEPGVSVFVGRNGFGKTNLIEALNYLATLGSHRVATDQPLIRVGAESASVAATVHNAGRELTAEVDIIAGRANKARINTAPCRRPRELLGILQSVLFAPEDLALVRGEPGGRRRFLDDLAILRTPRIAAEKADYERVLKQRNALLKTAYAAARRGGGDAEAMLSTLDVWDAQLARFGAEVLAARLEVVASLAPHLTVAYASLAPHSRAATISYSGSLFEGFDGDPATASVAELERLLLDGLAAARPREIDRGMSLVGPHRDDLDLRLGNEPAKGFASHGESWSYALALRLASLELLRAGGSEPVLLLDDVFAELDAKRRTALAEVAAGTEQVIVTAAVPEDLPPVLRAANYEVTVEGPAEARVSRLSSGTRFIGERSVQ; encoded by the coding sequence TTGTACGTCCGCCGCCTGACCCTGCACGACTTCCGGTCCTGGGACGACGTCACCGTCGACCTGGAGCCGGGCGTCAGCGTCTTCGTGGGCCGCAACGGATTCGGCAAGACCAACCTCATCGAGGCGCTCAACTACCTCGCCACCCTGGGCTCGCACCGGGTGGCCACGGACCAGCCGTTGATCCGCGTCGGCGCAGAGAGCGCCTCGGTCGCGGCGACGGTGCACAACGCGGGCCGCGAGCTCACGGCCGAGGTCGACATCATCGCCGGGCGGGCCAACAAGGCCCGGATCAACACCGCCCCGTGCCGGCGGCCGCGCGAGCTGCTCGGGATCCTGCAGTCGGTGCTCTTCGCCCCCGAGGACCTGGCGCTGGTGCGTGGGGAGCCGGGCGGTCGGCGCCGTTTCCTCGACGATCTCGCCATTCTGCGCACACCGCGCATCGCGGCGGAGAAGGCCGACTACGAGCGGGTGCTCAAGCAGCGCAACGCCCTGCTCAAGACCGCGTACGCGGCGGCGCGACGGGGCGGCGGGGACGCCGAGGCGATGCTCTCGACGCTCGACGTCTGGGACGCGCAGTTGGCCCGGTTCGGTGCCGAGGTGCTGGCGGCGCGGCTCGAGGTGGTGGCCTCGCTCGCACCCCACCTGACCGTCGCCTACGCCTCGCTCGCGCCGCACTCGCGCGCCGCCACGATCAGTTACAGCGGGTCGCTGTTCGAGGGCTTCGACGGCGATCCGGCCACGGCCTCCGTCGCGGAGCTCGAGCGCCTGCTACTCGACGGGTTGGCGGCCGCGCGGCCGCGGGAGATCGACCGGGGGATGAGCCTGGTGGGTCCGCACCGCGACGACCTGGATCTGCGGCTCGGGAACGAGCCGGCCAAGGGATTCGCGTCCCACGGCGAATCCTGGTCGTACGCATTGGCATTGCGGTTGGCGTCGCTGGAGCTGCTCCGTGCCGGCGGCTCCGAGCCGGTGCTGTTGCTCGACGACGTCTTCGCCGAGCTCGACGCCAAGCGCCGGACCGCGCTCGCGGAGGTGGCCGCGGGAACGGAGCAGGTGATCGTCACCGCCGCCGTGCCCGAGGATCTGCCCCCCGTCCTGCGCGCCGCGAACTACGAGGTCACCGTCGAGGGGCCCGCCGAGGCACGGGTCTCGCGGCTCTCATCCGGAACACGTTTCATTGGGGAACGGAGTGTGCAATAA
- the gnd gene encoding phosphogluconate dehydrogenase (NAD(+)-dependent, decarboxylating): MQLGLIGLGKMGANMRQRIRNAEHEVVGYDPRPEVTDVPSLEALAEALTAPRTVWVMVPAGEPTRETVRKLADILEPGDLVIDGGNSRYTDDHVNAELLSEKGIGYLDCGVSGGVWGLENGYGLMVGGSDADVERAMPIFDALRPEGAREDGFAHSGPVGAGHYAKMIHNGIEYGLMQAYGEGYDLLEAEPLIENVAGTIRAWSKGTVVRSWLLDLLVKALEEDPGLQEITGYTEDSGEGRWTVEEAIRHSVPAPVIAAALFARFQSRQEDSDTMKAVSALRNQFGGHAVRRAD; this comes from the coding sequence ATGCAGTTGGGTCTGATCGGTCTGGGCAAGATGGGCGCGAACATGCGCCAGCGGATCCGCAACGCCGAGCACGAGGTCGTCGGCTACGACCCCCGCCCGGAGGTCACGGACGTTCCCTCGCTCGAGGCGTTGGCCGAGGCGCTCACCGCGCCGCGCACCGTCTGGGTGATGGTGCCCGCGGGCGAGCCGACCCGCGAGACCGTGCGGAAGCTGGCCGACATCCTGGAGCCGGGCGATCTGGTCATCGACGGTGGGAACTCCCGCTACACCGATGATCACGTGAACGCGGAACTGTTGTCCGAGAAGGGCATCGGCTACCTGGACTGCGGCGTCTCGGGTGGTGTGTGGGGGCTCGAGAACGGCTACGGCCTCATGGTGGGCGGTTCCGACGCCGACGTCGAACGCGCCATGCCGATCTTCGACGCGCTGCGCCCGGAGGGCGCGCGGGAGGACGGTTTCGCGCACAGCGGCCCCGTCGGCGCCGGTCACTACGCCAAGATGATCCACAACGGTATCGAGTACGGCCTGATGCAGGCCTACGGCGAGGGCTACGACCTGCTCGAGGCCGAGCCGCTGATCGAGAACGTCGCGGGCACGATCCGGGCGTGGAGCAAGGGCACCGTCGTGCGTTCCTGGCTGCTCGACCTTCTGGTCAAGGCCCTCGAGGAGGACCCGGGGCTGCAGGAGATCACCGGCTACACCGAGGACTCCGGTGAGGGCCGGTGGACCGTGGAGGAGGCGATCCGCCACTCCGTGCCGGCGCCCGTCATCGCGGCCGCGCTGTTCGCGCGTTTCCAGTCCCGCCAGGAGGATTCGGACACGATGAAGGCGGTCTCCGCCTTGCGCAACCAGTTCGGCGGACACGCCGTGCGGCGCGCCGACTAG